GGCTGCACCTTTACCTAAGCCGCTGCCTGCGCCCGTGATAAAAACAGTTTTGCTCATTCTGATTTCCTCCTATAAGAGATAAGGATTTGTTTATTAGGAACGTTTCCATCTGCCATAATTGTAATTAAATTAAACGTTGAATACTTCTTTTAAATGTGCGCGAAGTTCTGTGAGGTATTTATCGATGTCAGGGTTCTTCATAACGTCATGAGCTCCGAAACTCTTAAGTGGCTCAAGTCCGACATATTTATTCATATTGTGGAAGTGATCAAGGGCACCTTCAATATCCTGCCCTTTAAAGAATTTGTCTTTGGCATTAAAAGCGTACTCTGGAGCGTTCCATGTTGTCGAGAACATATACTTGCCATTAATCATTCCATTATGGCCATATTCAGCATCGCCTCCGAAGAAGACACCTGGTTCATATACGGCATCAATATATGATTTAAAGGCGCCTGGCAAGCTAAACCAATTGATGGGTGTTTGGAAGATAATTGTATCTGCCCATTTGAATTTTTCCTGTTCTTCTTTCACATCATATCCTTCCTGTACAACAGTGGTCTTGATGTTATAGGAGCCTTCCAATTGGCTTATGATTTCATCAAATAACGTTTTGTTCAGTCTTCCTGGTGCAAATGACCAATATTCATGTCCATTGATGACTAAGATGTTTTCCATGATTATTCCTCCTAAGTGGTTTTATAGTTCGAAAACCATTGAACTGTTGAAAATAATAGCATCACTTTATGTGGATTGCAATCATTTCGATTTTTTGATGAATCAGTGTTATTTCTTTTAGCAAACGCTGAAGGAGGATGGGTGAATGTCTTACTAAAATTCATAAGCGATCGTTCTATGCTAAAAAAGCACTCCAACATGGTTGGAATGCTTTTTTCACTGTATTGTTCCCTTCAATTCCTGATAAATCTCCCGCTTCCACCGAAGCATCTCCTCTGATAAAAAAAGCGACTCTTCCCTCGGCCGAGGAAACGGAACCTGAAATTCCCTTTGTACTGTAGCCGGTCGTTCTGATAACACCACAACCCGGTCAGATAGGAACAGAGCCTCTTCAATGTTATGCGTCACAAATAGAACAGACCGCTTATGCTCGCTCCAAAGATCAAGGAGCCATTTCTGCATCTCGAGCCTTGTGAATTCATCGAGTGCAGAGAAGGGTTCATCTAAGCAGATCAAAGGTTGTGGGCTAAGTAAACTCCTGACAAAAGCGGCTCGTTGCTTCATTCCACCAGACAGCTGATGAGGATAAGTGTTCTCATAGCCTGATAAACCTGCCCGGTCAAGCATTGAGAGCGCAGCACGTTTGTCTGTCTTTCCTGCGATTTCACTCCCGAGCATTACGTTCTCAACAATCGTCCGCCACGGAAAAAGGGAAGGACTTTGTGGCATGTAACTAATCGATCCTCTTGTGCCCTTAATGTCTTTACCACCTAGTGTGATCTCGCCTTGTTCAGGTTGGTACAAGCCTCCGATCAGGTTAAAGAGGGTACTTTTCCCGCTGCCGGAGGGGCCGAGGATGGAGACGAATTCCTCATCTCCGACCCGGAGGTTCACGTCGTTTAAAATGAGTTGGCCGTCAAAAGACTTTGATAGGTGTTGTAATGTGAGTTCAGCCATCTGTCTCAACTCCTTTCGTTTTCCAGGCAATGACTCGCTTCTCGACGAGTGTGATCAGCGCAAAGAAAGTGAGGCTCAACACCATAATTAAAAAGATCGCCACGAAAACTCGGTCAGTTCGGAATGAGGAAGAGGCGAGCGTCATATAAACGCCAATCCCTTCTTTCGCCCCTAACCACTCGGAAATGACGGCGCCCATTACACTGTA
The nucleotide sequence above comes from Pontibacillus chungwhensis. Encoded proteins:
- a CDS encoding ABC transporter ATP-binding protein; the encoded protein is MAELTLQHLSKSFDGQLILNDVNLRVGDEEFVSILGPSGSGKSTLFNLIGGLYQPEQGEITLGGKDIKGTRGSISYMPQSPSLFPWRTIVENVMLGSEIAGKTDKRAALSMLDRAGLSGYENTYPHQLSGGMKQRAAFVRSLLSPQPLICLDEPFSALDEFTRLEMQKWLLDLWSEHKRSVLFVTHNIEEALFLSDRVVVLSERPATVQREFQVPFPRPREESLFLSEEMLRWKREIYQELKGTIQ
- a CDS encoding NAD(P)H-dependent oxidoreductase, which codes for MENILVINGHEYWSFAPGRLNKTLFDEIISQLEGSYNIKTTVVQEGYDVKEEQEKFKWADTIIFQTPINWFSLPGAFKSYIDAVYEPGVFFGGDAEYGHNGMINGKYMFSTTWNAPEYAFNAKDKFFKGQDIEGALDHFHNMNKYVGLEPLKSFGAHDVMKNPDIDKYLTELRAHLKEVFNV